Within the Polymorphobacter megasporae genome, the region GAAGACATCATACGGTATTAGCAGTAATTTCTCACTGTTATTCCGTACCTAAGGGCAGATTCCCACGCGTTACGCACCCGTGCGCCACTAGACCCGAAGGTCTCGTTCGACTTGCATGTGTTAGGCATGCCGCCAGCGTTCGTTCTGAGCCAGGATCAAACTCTCAAGTTCATGTCCGAAATATCGCCACCAACGCTGCCCGAAAGCCGCGCTGCCAACGACACCCCGTTCAAGGAGCGTCCTAATCTGCAAAACCAGTCTGACAATTCCGACCCGAAAGTCGGTAGTGCATTGTGGTAGACATATAGGAGGCGTGTTTTAACCATGACACCCGAGCCCTTGTACGCTCGGAGCCATGGACCGCCGCCCACATGTCCCTTCATTCAACCTACAATGAGAAAGAGCGACACCACTCAGTTCCCCGTTTGATGGGGTGCCGAGCGGCCTTGAATTTTTCCGAGACCCGAAGGAGAACCCAGTGGTTCGCTTCGGCGTCGGGGGCGGCTTATGGGCCGTGTCTCAAACCCCGTCAACTTCTTTTTTTCGTTGCTTTCGATTGAAACCGAAAGGCGAAAACCCGTTTCAGTGCGGCGGCGACGTTCAACCTGGCCTGTAAAAGGCCGCTCGAGCCGTCATCGCTGTCTGGGAAAACCGGCGCCCGGGGAAGCCCCGAACCGCCCGTCAACCGGGAGTGGTCATCTAGGCGCGGACCTCAGGGCTGGCAAGAACTTTCTTCGCTGCAGCGCAAAAAAGTGCGCTTTCGCCTGTCCCTGCCCCTCAGGACCCGCGTGAGACGCCTCGGAATCCCCCTCACGCGGTCGTGATGTACTCCTTGAGAGCACTCGCCTCGTGTTCGGCGTCATCAATCCGCCGCTTGACTAGGTCGCCGATCGACACAAGCCCGAGCAGCTCGCCGTCCAAGACGATCGGCAGGTGGCGGATTCGGCGATTGGTCATCACCTCCATGGCAGCGACGACAGTTGTGCGCGGTGTCGCGGTCACCACGGGGGAAGTCATCACTGCGCCTGCAGTCGTCTCAAGGATGGCGGGGCCGTGGACATGAAGGCCGGCGACGATATCGCGTTCGGAGACGATACCGAGGATCGCGTCATCCTCGACGACGAGCACCGCCCCGATTCGGTTTTCAAATAGCAGTGCGGCGATCTCGCGAATCGGAGTCGCGGTCGCAACGCTGATAAGCGGTTTCTTGCCGGTGAGAATCGATCCGATCGACATCGCGCCAACTCCGTCCCAAGGATGCGCAGCGTCCGGGTTGCCCCCATATCCGCTTCACGCCGACAGAGTGTCTGCCGAATCGGGCCGAAAGGAAAGACGATGAACGACGTCATCCCCGTGAGAATCGATCACTGGCGGCGCTTCCGCCGGCTGATGGCGTTCATGGTGACGATCGCGGCCATCGCGATCGCGGGCGCGCTATGGATTCTCCACCGCGACGGCGTCGTTCTCCACTGGCAGTTCATGCTCGCGCTCGGACTCGGCATCGGCGTGTCGCTGCTGCTCGCCGGCGCGCTGATGGGGCTGGTGTTCGTCAGCGCGAACAGCGGCCACGACGACGAGGTCATCGATCCGACCTCGAAGCGGCGCTAAGCTCGACGCAGCCCGGGCCGTCTTGGGGCCACTGGGCGCCCCACGAGGTGAAACGAAACGGGGCGGTCCGTTGCCGGACCGCCCCGTTCGATATTGCTGGATGCGCTTAGAAGTCGATCTGCGCGCGGAACAGGAAGGTGTCGGTGCCGTACTTGCGCTGCGACGGGTTCGCCGTGCTGGTCGGGACGACGGTCGCGGCAAACGATCCGCCAGTGACTTCCGCACGCGCATACTCGGCGGTGAAGCGGACATAGTCGATCGGCCAGTAGTTGATCGCGCCGAGGTAGCCGATCTGCTTGCCGCCGTTGATCAGCCCAAGGCTGTTCGCCGCGGTGTTGCCGACCGCATCGGTCAGGTCGAGGTAATCGACGCGACCGACGATCTGCACGCCGCCGAGGCCGCCTGCGCTGACCGGGTTGAGGATCTTGGTCCGGTCGACCTTGCCGTTCTTGTAGCCGCGGGTCTCGCCGGTGAGCCAGAAGCCCGCTTCGCCGTAGCCGGTGATGAAGTGCGCATCCTGCGGATACAGCGTGCCGCTGAGAACCTTCGGGCTGACGACGACGGTGCCGGGGCGATAGCCGTCGACGTTGACGTACTGGGCTTCACCCGCCGCGTGGAACGGACCTTCGATGAACATCGCTTCGATGCCGTAGATCTGGTCGCCCTTCGACGCGATGTTGCCGGTGCCGACGAAGCGCTGATCGGTCGTCTGGGTGAACGGACGGGCGCGATACTGGATGCCCTGCGCGTCCTGACGGAAGCGGCGATACTGCGCGCTCGCGCCGAGGTGGAGCTGGCCGCCCCAGATCTGCGGCGAGTAGACCGTGCGTGCCGAGAACTGGTAACCGGTCCGATCGTACAGGCCGTTGTTGTTCGTGGCGACAGTGGTCGTCGTCGCGACGGTCCCGGCGGGAGCGTTGAGCACCGACGTCGAGGTGCCGGTGTAGGTCAGGGCGGTGTTGCCGTTGATGCCTTCGCCGAACGCACCGACCTGGATGCGGAAGTCGCCGGCCTTGTCGGCGTAGGTTGCCGCGAGGCCGAGGCGGCGGCCGTTGCCCGTCGCGTCGTTCAACTGCGCCCGCTCGGTGAACGAGGTGAAGCGGTTGCTCATCATGTTTTCCATGGAGCTGAACGGGTAGAAGTAACCGACGGTGAAGGTGAACGGCGTCTTGTGCGGCGCGTATTCGAAGATCAGGTCTTCATAGTCGACGACGCCTTCGGCGAGGTTGAACTGGAAGTTATACGAGAAATCGCCGGGCAGCGCGCCCGAGGCACCGATCAGCAGGCGGCGCGAACGCGCGTTATAGCCGAGGTTGTTGGTGACGATCTTGTTCGGCCCGGGGTTGCCGACCTGGCCGGCGTCGAACTGCAGCTCGCCGCTGACCTTGAACTTGTAGCCGTCGGAGTTCGACAGCTGGGGCATGCCGCCCGACCATGACGGGGTGTTGATCCCGGCCGACTTCTTGACGGCGTCGAGCTGCGCCTGGAGGGCATCGACCTGCGCCTTGAGGAATTCGAGCTGGGCAGCCGCTTCTTCGGGCGATGCGGTCGCTTCGGCGGTCTGCGCGTGCAGCGGCGCGGACACCATCGTCGTCATCGCGGTCGCGGCGAGGAGCGCGAAGCCCCACTTGGTCGTCGTCATGTTCACGAAGTCCCCTGTGCTCATTGGATGAGCGGGGCCTAGACGCGGGCCATGACACTTCGGCGACTTCGATATTGCAACTTTGTGACAGCGCCGATCGTCGCGAAACGTGGCAGGATTGCAACGGTCGGTTAACTCAGGGGACGAGCCAAGTCCCGCGCCAGTCTACGCCGTCGCGGATATGGATCGCGCGCCGGTGCCCGGGAACCGCGAGGTCGAGCCACTCGAAGCGGTCGAGGACGATCGTCACGACAGCGAAGTTCGCGCGGCCATCATCGGGCGGTGGAACCGGTGACGCTTGTGGCTGCGCGACCGGCGTGCCGGGGGGCTGGATGCTCTGATACGCGGTGCGACCGCCCGCCGTCAGCGCTGCCCACGCCGCATCGACGGCGTTCCCGGTGGTTGCGATCGTTGCCGCACCGTGGAGACGAAGCTGGAGCCGGGTCGGCGTGTCGTAGCCGGTGACGGCGACGCGTGGCGCGGCGACGAGGACGGCGACCTTCGCTGCGCGACTATCGGTGTAGACGGTCAGGCAATGCGCCGCGCGATCGACCGCGCGTACGACCATCACCCGAGCATCGGACTCACCGGCATACGCGGTCGCGACCACCGGCAGCCGCAGCCCTGATCCCGGGTCGCCCGGCGCCGCTGCGAGCAGCGCCCACGCACGGTCGAAACCGGCAGCGAGCGCGGCGTCGAAGCCAGCTTTGGGGTCAGGCGTCGGCGACATCCTCGACTGCGGACGTTTCGACCGGAGCGACGACTTTGCGCGGACGACCGCGCGGGCGGCGAACCGGCTCGACAACGCTGTCTGTATCGACGGCAGAAGTTGCGACTGCTGGCGTCGCTTCGACGGGCACCGCGGGGGCGATCGTCGCCGGACCGGGAAGACCGGCGATCATGTTCTCGACCGGGCGCTGCTCGAACGGCAACGTCGGCGTCACCTCAGCTACACGCGGCTCGGTCGCTGCCGAACCAGCCTCGGGCGTGTGGCGGGCCGAGCCACGGACGCGATCGGCGCGACCCGGTTCACGCGCTTCGGCCGGCTGCGCCTCACGTGGCTCGACCGCCTGCGTCTCACGGGGTTCGGCATCGCGGTTGCTGCTGGCGCGCTGCCCGTTTTCGCGCTGCCCGCTGTCACGCTGACTATTGTCACGCTGACTATTGTCGCGCTGCTGATAACCTTCGCGCTGCTGGCCATCACGCGACTGATAGGTCTCGCGCGGCTGCTGGCCATCACGCTGCTGATTGCTCTCACGCGACTGCTGCCCATCGCGCTGCTGATTATTCTCACGCGACTGCTGACCGTCGCGCTGCTGGTTCCCCTCGCGCTGCTGCTGGCCGTCACGCTGGCCGTTGTATGCGCGCTGCTGCGGCGCACTCGCACCGTTGCCATTCGCGCTGCCGTTCGCATTCCGGTTATAATTCTGCCGGTCACCGCCCTGGCGGTCGGCGTTCTGGCGGTCGTAGTTCGCGCGTTCGGGTTGCGCTGCGGCCTGGCGCGCATCGTCACCCTCGTCCTCATCGTCGCCGTCATCGGCATACGATCCGGACTGCGGCTGCGCATAATTCTGGCCGACGCCGCCCATGTTGTCGAAGCCGTCGTCCTCGTCGTAATTCTGGCGCGGCGCGGGCTGCGGGTCGCGGGCACGGAATTCGTTGAGCACGCGATAATAATGGTCGGCGTACTGCATGTAGAATTCAGCCTGGACGCGGTCGCCGTTCTGCGTCGCGTCGCGCGCCATCGCCTTATACTTCTCGAGCAACTGAGTCGCATTACCGCGCTGGCGGACGTCGATCCGGCTGCCGCCGCCGTTGTTGTTGCCATAATTGCCCGACGGACCGCCACCGGCCTGCGGCGGACGCGCACCGCCACGCCCGCGGCGACGACCGTTCTGGTTATTGTTTCTGATCAACGATTCGATCCCCGTGCGGCATGCATCAACGGAAGGGTCTGCTTATCCGCCGGGGGCGAGCCGATCGTTGGCGCACATCGCAGCAAGGAAGTCAGAAGCGGGGAGCCGTGTCCGGTCGACCACGCTTATCACCCGTCTAGCGGTAAACCACCGCTGCTCCAAGCGCTATTTGGTGACCACGAGGCAGCGCGGCAACCCCGCGAGATCATGGCGCAATTCGACGCTCAGCCCCTGCGCGGCGAACAGCGCCGTCACCGTGTCGGCCTGCGTCGAGCCGATCTCGATGCAGCCGACGCCGCCCGGCGCAATATACGCCCCGAGCAGCGGTGCGAGCACGCGGTAGTCGTCGAGTCCATCGGCCCCGGCGAACAGCGCGGTCGCGGGTTCCCACTCGACGACATCGCGCGGCAGGATTTCGCCGGTCGCGATGTACGGCGGGTTGCACAGCACGAGGTCGAACGCCCCCGCCGCCGCGTCCCAGCCGCCGTGGACGAATTCCGCGCGCTCGTCGACGCCGGCGGTCACCGCGTTCGCCGTCGCGATCCGCAGCGCGCCCTCCGAGGTATCGACCCCGACCCCACGCGCCGCCGGCCATTCGGTCAGCGCGGACAGCAGCAGCGCCCCGGACCCGGTGCCGAGATCGAGCACCCTGCCCGGCCCCGGCGTCGCGGCGAAATGGTCGAGCGCGGCCTCGACCAGCGTCTCCGAATCGGGACGCGGAATCAGGACGTCGGGGGTCACCTGCAGGACCAACGACCAGAATTCGCGACGCCCGGTGATATAGGCGACCGGCTCGCCCGTTGCTCGTCGGTCGACGAGGCGATCGAACGCCTCGGTGTCGATCGTCCGCCACGGCGACATCAGCAGCTTCAGACGCGGGACCCCGGCGACATAAGCGAGGAGCACCTCCGCATCGAGCCGGTCGATCCGCTTGGCCGCGGCGCGGAGTGCGGCGTCGGCGTTCATCGAGCAACCGCCCTTCCCTCTCCCCTCGAGGGAGAGGGACAGGTCGCCCCTTGGCGACCAGGGTGAGGGTGAGTGCCTCCCGAAATACCACCCGCACCCTCACCCTTGCGCAAGTACGCCTGTCCCTCTCCCTCGAGGGGAGAGGGAGGGTGTGCCTCAGTCATTCAGCGCCGCCAGCCGCGTCGCCTCATCCTCGGCGATCAACGCCCCGATCAACTCGTCCATCGACCCCTCGATGATCTCGGGCAGGCGGTGGAGCGTCAGGTTGATCCGGTGATCGGTCACCCGACCCTGCGGGAAATTATACGTCCGGATGCGCTCCGACCGGTCGCCCGACCCGACCATCGACTTGCGATCGGCGGCCCGCGCGTCGTGGATCTTGGCGCGTTCGAGCTCGTACAGCCGGGTTCGCAGCACGCGCAACGCCTTTGCCTTGTTCTTGTGCTGCGATTTCTCGTCCTGCTGGATGACGACGAGCCCCGACGGGATGTGGGTGATCCGCACCGCCGAGTCGGTCGTGTTGACCGACTGGCCGCCAGGGCCCGACGAGCGATAGACATCAATCCGCAGGTCCTTGTCGGCGATCTGGACGTCGACCTCCTCGGCCTCGGGGAGCACCGCCACCGTCGCCGCCGACGTGTGGATGCGCCCCTGCGTCTCGGTCGCGGGGACGCGCTGGACGCGGTGGACGCCGGATTCGAACTTCAACCGCGCGAAGACCTGCGCGCCGGTGACGCTGGCGATGATCTCCTTGTACCCGCCCATTTCGCCCGCGCTGGCGGAGATCAGTTCGACCCGCCAGCCGCGGCTGTCGGCGTAGCGCTGGTACATCCGCCACAGGTCGCCGACGAACAATGCCGCCTCGTCACCGCCGGTCCCGGGGCGGAGTTCGAGCATCGCCGGGCGGTCGTCGGCGGTGTCGCGCGGCAGCAGCTTGAGCGCCAGCGCGCGTTCGGCGAGCGGCAGCGCCTCGGCGATCTCGGCCGCCTCGGCCTCGGCCATCTCGCGCATCTCGGGGTCGGCGAGCATCGCCTCCAACCCCGCCGCCTCGTCCCGCAACCGCCGCACCTCCGCCGCCGCGACGACGACGGGGGTGAGTTCGGCATAGTCCTTCGACAGCGCGACGAACTTGTCCGAGGGGAGGTCGGGATTGCCCATCTGCGCGGCGAGGTCGGCGTGGCGGCGTTCGATCTGCGCGATGCGCTCGGGGGGGATGGAGATCATGCCGCGCGCCCGGTTTTTGTTGAAGATAAAGCGCCGCCCACACCCAGTATCGTCATCCCCGCGAAGGCGGGGACCCATTTTCCCGAAGCGGAATTAGTGAGGCGACGCCCGTCGCGCCGCGGTGGGCAACACCGACTAGTCTCTGGGAAATGGGTCCCCGCCTTCGCGGGGATGACGATGTATGAAGATTTCCGGCTCACAAAGCAGGTCCCTCGCCTGATAAGCCGCCCTGGCCCGACCCGACGGCATGGAGCACCTTGCTCATAAATTCGCGATCAGGGTCGGGCCGAAGCTGCGTCAGGTGGTAGCGAGTAAGATGCGGCGCACTCGGTTCGCGAACATATACCGCCGCGTCCGCCCCCTCTCGACGGGCAACTTCGGCGTGACGCTTTGCGTTTCCGCGATAGGCGATGACGGTCCGAAAACCTTCGCGCCGCAACCGGAAGGCAAGGCCAGTTGCTTCTTCCTCAAGCGCAGGGCTGTCGGGAATAACGGCGATCATCGGACCCTCCCCCACCGGCTTCGCCACCAGCATAGCCAGCCGCTCGATCCCCGCCGCCCAACCAACCGCCGGCGTATGCGGCCCGCCCATCGTCTCGATCAGCCCGTCATACCGCCCGCCGCCGATCACCGTCCCCTGCG harbors:
- a CDS encoding CBS domain-containing protein codes for the protein MSIGSILTGKKPLISVATATPIREIAALLFENRIGAVLVVEDDAILGIVSERDIVAGLHVHGPAILETTAGAVMTSPVVTATPRTTVVAAMEVMTNRRIRHLPIVLDGELLGLVSIGDLVKRRIDDAEHEASALKEYITTA
- a CDS encoding OprO/OprP family phosphate-selective porin; protein product: MTTTKWGFALLAATAMTTMVSAPLHAQTAEATASPEEAAAQLEFLKAQVDALQAQLDAVKKSAGINTPSWSGGMPQLSNSDGYKFKVSGELQFDAGQVGNPGPNKIVTNNLGYNARSRRLLIGASGALPGDFSYNFQFNLAEGVVDYEDLIFEYAPHKTPFTFTVGYFYPFSSMENMMSNRFTSFTERAQLNDATGNGRRLGLAATYADKAGDFRIQVGAFGEGINGNTALTYTGTSTSVLNAPAGTVATTTTVATNNNGLYDRTGYQFSARTVYSPQIWGGQLHLGASAQYRRFRQDAQGIQYRARPFTQTTDQRFVGTGNIASKGDQIYGIEAMFIEGPFHAAGEAQYVNVDGYRPGTVVVSPKVLSGTLYPQDAHFITGYGEAGFWLTGETRGYKNGKVDRTKILNPVSAGGLGGVQIVGRVDYLDLTDAVGNTAANSLGLINGGKQIGYLGAINYWPIDYVRFTAEYARAEVTGGSFAATVVPTSTANPSQRKYGTDTFLFRAQIDF
- a CDS encoding pyridoxamine 5'-phosphate oxidase family protein encodes the protein MSPTPDPKAGFDAALAAGFDRAWALLAAAPGDPGSGLRLPVVATAYAGESDARVMVVRAVDRAAHCLTVYTDSRAAKVAVLVAAPRVAVTGYDTPTRLQLRLHGAATIATTGNAVDAAWAALTAGGRTAYQSIQPPGTPVAQPQASPVPPPDDGRANFAVVTIVLDRFEWLDLAVPGHRRAIHIRDGVDWRGTWLVP
- a CDS encoding DUF4167 domain-containing protein, which translates into the protein MIRNNNQNGRRRGRGGARPPQAGGGPSGNYGNNNGGGSRIDVRQRGNATQLLEKYKAMARDATQNGDRVQAEFYMQYADHYYRVLNEFRARDPQPAPRQNYDEDDGFDNMGGVGQNYAQPQSGSYADDGDDEDEGDDARQAAAQPERANYDRQNADRQGGDRQNYNRNANGSANGNGASAPQQRAYNGQRDGQQQREGNQQRDGQQSRENNQQRDGQQSRESNQQRDGQQPRETYQSRDGQQREGYQQRDNSQRDNSQRDSGQRENGQRASSNRDAEPRETQAVEPREAQPAEAREPGRADRVRGSARHTPEAGSAATEPRVAEVTPTLPFEQRPVENMIAGLPGPATIAPAVPVEATPAVATSAVDTDSVVEPVRRPRGRPRKVVAPVETSAVEDVADA
- the prmC gene encoding peptide chain release factor N(5)-glutamine methyltransferase, which codes for MNADAALRAAAKRIDRLDAEVLLAYVAGVPRLKLLMSPWRTIDTEAFDRLVDRRATGEPVAYITGRREFWSLVLQVTPDVLIPRPDSETLVEAALDHFAATPGPGRVLDLGTGSGALLLSALTEWPAARGVGVDTSEGALRIATANAVTAGVDERAEFVHGGWDAAAGAFDLVLCNPPYIATGEILPRDVVEWEPATALFAGADGLDDYRVLAPLLGAYIAPGGVGCIEIGSTQADTVTALFAAQGLSVELRHDLAGLPRCLVVTK
- the prfA gene encoding peptide chain release factor 1 encodes the protein MISIPPERIAQIERRHADLAAQMGNPDLPSDKFVALSKDYAELTPVVVAAAEVRRLRDEAAGLEAMLADPEMREMAEAEAAEIAEALPLAERALALKLLPRDTADDRPAMLELRPGTGGDEAALFVGDLWRMYQRYADSRGWRVELISASAGEMGGYKEIIASVTGAQVFARLKFESGVHRVQRVPATETQGRIHTSAATVAVLPEAEEVDVQIADKDLRIDVYRSSGPGGQSVNTTDSAVRITHIPSGLVVIQQDEKSQHKNKAKALRVLRTRLYELERAKIHDARAADRKSMVGSGDRSERIRTYNFPQGRVTDHRINLTLHRLPEIIEGSMDELIGALIAEDEATRLAALND